The Malus domestica chromosome 06, GDT2T_hap1 genome has a segment encoding these proteins:
- the LOC103406267 gene encoding late embryogenesis abundant protein At1g64065-like yields MAEKNQQAYPLAPTNGYTRSDAESLESVDELKRKKRIKLAIYIGIFVLFQIMVITAMSLTVMKVKTPKVRLGNINVQELNSVPASPSFDTKFTTQIRVKNTNFGPYKFDAAIVTFLYQGATVGQVSIPKSKAGMLSTKKIDVEVSLSSSALSSSNLGSELSSGVLTLNSAAKLTGKVELMFIMKKKKSSTMDCTIAFDLSSKTLKSLQCK; encoded by the coding sequence ATGGCCGAAAAGAACCAACAGGCATATCCTTTAGCACCAACAAATGGTTACACAAGAAGTGATGCAGAGTCTTTGGAATCCGTTGATGAGCTGAAACGCAAGAAGAGAATCAAGTTAGCCATTTACATTGGTATTTTCGTTCTGTTTCAGATCATGGTCATAACGGCAATGAGTCTCACTGTCATGAAAGTTAAAACCCCAAAAGTCAGGCTAGGCAACATCAACGTCCAAGAGCTCAACTCCGTCCCGGCATCGCCTTCATTCGACACCAAATTCACCACCCAAATCAGAGTAAAGAACACAAATTTTGGTCCATACAAGTTTGATGCAGCCATTGTCACGTTTTTGTACCAAGGTGCGACTGTCGGGCAAGTTTCTATTCCAAAGAGCAAGGCTGGAATGCTTTCCACCAAAAAAATTGACGTCGAGGTGAGCTTGAGTTCAAGTGCATTGAGCAGTTCCAATCTTGGCAGTGAATTGAGCAGTGGGGTGTTGACCCTCAACAGCGCGGCTAAGTTGACTGGAAAGGTTGAACTTATGTTtataatgaagaagaagaagtcttcCACCATGGACTGCACCATTGCATTTGATTTGTCATCAAAGACGCTTAAAAGTTTGCAGTGCAAATGA
- the LOC103406279 gene encoding late embryogenesis abundant protein At1g64065-like encodes MAWKQNDAESLQSADELKRQKRIKLAMYIGFFIVFQIMIITVISLTVMKVKTPKVRLGNINVQELNFVPASPSFDTKFTTQIKVKNTNFGPYKYDAGIVTFLFQGATVGQVSIPKSKAGMLSTKKIEVEVNLSSSALSSSNLGSELSSGVLTLNSAAKLTGKVELMFIMKKKKSSTMDCTIAFDLSSKTLKSLQCK; translated from the coding sequence ATGGCTTGGAAGCAAAATGATGCGGAATCTTTGCAGTCCGCTGACGAGCTGAAACGCCAGAAGAGAATCAAATTAGCCATGTACATTGGTTTCTTCATTGTGTTTCAGATCATGATCATAACGGTGATCAGTCTTACTGTGATGAAAGTTAAGACCCCCAAGGTCAGGCTAGGCAACATCAACGTCCAAGAGCTCAACTTCGTCCCGGCATCGCCTTCATTTGACACTAAGTTCACAACCCAAATCAAAGTCAAGAACACAAATTTTGGTCCATACAAGTATGATGCTGGCATTGTCACGTTTTTGTTCCAAGGTGCGACTGTCGGGCAAGTTTCTATTCCAAAGAGCAAGGCTGGAATGCTTTCCACCAAAAAAATTGAAGTCGAGGTGAACTTGAGTTCAAGTGCATTGAGCAGTTCCAATCTTGGCAGTGAATTGAGCAGTGGGGTGTTGACCCTCAACAGCGCGGCTAAGTTGACTGGAAAGGTTGAACTTATGTTtataatgaagaagaagaagtcttcCACCATGGACTGCACCATTGCATTTGATTTGTCATCAAAGACGCTTAAAAGTTTGCAATGCAAGTGA